TTTCATTATCTTACTAGaatctgtgtgttttttattttacacatttttatgtatttctggGTCAAAACGGACCCAAACTCTTGACAGTTTAACGACAAAAAGGTCTAtattttccatcttttttttttttttttgttaaaatatatagaGAGATATTGGGAGTAGTTCATGTTTTAAACCACATTTTAGTCTTGTTTTTTGTCAATGGTATTGCATGTTGGTATATTCATAGAAAACCTAAGTGTTTAATTAATGATACTGGTGTTGTCTTTGTCTCATGTTACTCATGAAAAAGAAATGTAATCAACAAATGTTTTCATCTTAGTTTTTGTTAACAAAATGAACACTACTAAAAACTACCAGGTAGGCTTTCAGGTTTATGCGTAGAAAACATAAGATGCATAAAGTCAGACAATCAaattgaaatcaactgaagaCTTTTGTTACTTACAGGTGTGTGCAaatcgtgtaaaaaaaaaaaatatatatatatatctaggtAAAATATCCTAAACAGACAAATACTTAAAGACTGTttcctctctctgtgttttctgcAGGATCCATCTGTGACACAAGTAACACGGACTGCCCCTCCTGGCCTGGAGGAGTATAACCCTTTCACAGACACAAAGCCGGTGAGACAAACTCACTCTAATATTGAGATGCTGTACACTAATTATGTTCAAAATTAACAAGTGTATAATTAGAAGAACGGCTCGAAAATATCATCCGCCAACACACTTTGAGAAAAAAGTGAGAGGGAGGCTGGCTGTCTGTGCTTAGAAGGGTTTTTACATACCAGTgttagatactattatagtttctattaatattttcaagtattttttattttaaaagtttctttATGTTTACTTATGGagtaattattttttagttttagataTTTGAGTACATCAAGTaactgaaaatgagaaatatcTGAAATTAGTTTAATTTCAAGTAGCAAATGTTTTATGGctgtagttttagttaactgtaataacacagttgcataaaaaaatacaacctACAATTTTTGAGAATAGTGCATAATGCAACATTAAGATTTCAaacattataattgtattaaattctagaaatatatttataatataagaataaataaatatgaaataaacagctattataactgattaatttttttgcatgcacTCGAACAATGTGATTGCAGCTGATGTAAATTTCTGTCATCATGCTGGTAATGGAAGGTCAGTTGGagtacattgcattgtgggatacagtatgtCATGCCGTGTGCTCTGTTTTATACTGCACATTTTGCCAAATGTTGTAGGTCATCCAAATGTGTGTATAAGGTGCACTGTAAACATTCAGACTTAGTTTGAGTAGTATGTTTTTTTCTGAACGAGAGAAATACAAACGAGGATACAAACAGCATGCATACAGTACCAACAAATAACATCATTCACAGTGAGAAGCTGTACCAGCGTAGAGCTCGCTGCCCAGAACAGCCCACACTTACAGCACAAACTGAATGCTTTTAGATTACATTTATCCCTTGCCTTAATTAGGCACATGAATTTCTTCATTTCTGAATGATCCACAACATTCAAAACACTGctggaaatatgattgaaaagaaaaaatatgatgttgttgttgttatgttccAAATAAGGTGAAGGCGTGCGGTGTCTTGGACTACTGTGTCTCATTTTATTTTCTGGCTTTATAGGTCCCGCCAGGCTCTGCCCCTAAATCAGTCCCGCCCACAGCAAACACACAGCCGGCCATCATGAAACCCACCGAAGAACCGCCAGCTTACACTCAACCTCAGCAGACACCGGTACATGCACCTCACTTTACTCTTTACTTGATTCACTTGAAATGAAATCGAAGTCAAAAAgcagaaaaagttatttaaattgttCTTTTGACATGGCACTGATGCTCTCAGGGGATGAGCAGTGCTTTATAAATGTTTGCATCATGTTCCTTTCTAATATTACACTGGCttgactagggctgcacgattaaggggattttattttattttatatatgtattgtttaAAAGCTTTTCTCGGCTTGTTATTAGGGCTGCATTGATTTGGTCAAGAATTTTGTGATCATAAAGCAATACAGctctaattgtattattattattaacaacagtgatatatatatatatatatatatatatatatattaggggtgtaacggttcacaaaattcacggttcggttcgatacgatacactgatgtcacggttcggttcggttcggttcgatacgttttagatacagcaaaatgtaaaaacatctcaacttttcagaatgccgcaagcaccgcgggtcatgtgacaagaactaaccaatcagcttcatcctttcccgtaacaacgttgagagctcagccaagatgaaggaacagctgatcatagttgtatatggattgcaattttgaaataaatttagtagcagagctactgcaagcgatttttagagctgcaaatccatttatccttcgctgaaatttccgtgtctcatggagagagcacgtcattgttgcttagcaaagacagacgcctcatgagcgcttctgcccgagcgctttggaaaggaggagaaagacgcgcttagcgttttccatgcgtttttaggcacgatatgtgaacggcccctaaggcgctcgctcactcagcacgcgctgaaggctcgttgcaaaatgtcgaatgcatttaacagaccagaaatataagatcctaaaataaccaacaggtctggtgtttgggttggattccctgtaagctatagtttctaaatgctgcagggatagtttgctgcgtgcatgtttctcctttttttcgtcttttcccagatagtactgacgcatatatcccagatattcccgctggtgtttttttttttttttttttttattcccgctggtgtaccctgtcatgttgcagatgcgacataccgttgtttttttatccaccactctcttgccatcaccatttatagcttaaagggaatccaaagtgcacccaaacaccagacctgttggttattggaggatcttctcatttctagtctgttaaacgcattggccattttgcaacgagccttcagcgcgtactgagtgagcgagcgcctgctgagtagcctaacataaacatataagatggtgtttttttcttcttcgggagtgtcaggggcgttgcctgttacgttgtttgggttattgggctaccttgttgaacgcatatcattatatttctctctctctctctctttttttttttttcaaatataattaattactccaacgaaccgttcggtatacgtaatgcgtaccgcgtaccgaaccgaaagcgtcgtaccgaacggttcaatacgaatacgcgtatcgttacacccctaatatatatatatatatatatatatatatatatatatatatatatatatataaaatcaagatatataataataagaataatcattagaattattatgattattattaaattacataagtAGGCCTactataattaataaaacagttattaaaattattactgaatattaaagtattaaaacGAGAAATAATAATACTCTTtgaatatttcactgtaaaataaaaaaaaaattattattcaagaaaaataagaatgtaatttattatagtacagctgtaaaattaaaatgctaatatttagggcatttttaaatatcaaaacaacaAGCTTTTATTTTAGTTGAAATCTGCAGAGATCTCTTAAAGCTTCTCTTTTGTTGACAACAGGCAGTTTTCATTACACGTTGATGAGCTGCTCatatgtaaatgaacacagtgccatGTTTCACTCTGAAACACGCAGCACgtattgtttcaaataaatttgcAGCCTTTGCAACTTGGTAATCTCGCTAAGACAAATCACTGTTTCAGTTTTATTccaattaatcatgcagccctggTGGTGGTTATATTAAAGAAGGCTGCTGGGCACTTCACTTCATTTACACACACTGAGGGACGAGTCTGAATTATTTCGAGTGTTAATCAACTGCTCAAAGTTCCTTCAGAAGGACTTTCTGAATCCTTAAACACCCGCTTGGGTCTGTGTGAAGCACAATCCCTGATGCAAACGTTGATGTCAGAGGGTATTCACATGGAAAATCCTCCTTGATTTCACTGAAATATCCTCAGTAGGACAACAGAAGCTTCCAGTCTGCTCACGAGTGCGCTCATACTGTATAATTCAGCACGCCTGAGGGCCAGGGACGCCTCGCTCCACACATATGGACACGCAGGCACACTTTGGGTGTGTGTCAGATGACTCACTCGCTCGGGCTCCATGCGTGACGTCAGATGCTTTGAGTTAGGACACAACGAGGTGATCCAGATCTTCAGGAGCTCAGGGTCTGTCGCTGTAGTCTTTAGTTTGTAGTAGCAGCTGAGAGGAGCTGAGCCCCAGGGTGACAACAGAAGGATTGTTAAAGGACTTGTTGCCCACTGGCTTTATTAAGCCGTGTTAGTCACATGGTGCTGCCTTCAGGGAAAGCTGGGGATTTCTGAGCCCTTATAATGACCCAGAAACAAGGGCAGAATGCATCAACAGAAGAGTGATACTTAAAATTATAATCTGTCAGAACTGGGACGCTTCTGTAATGAGTGCAGGATACATCAGTTCCTATGAGGTCCGGTGCAGTCTGGACTTTATTTTCAGCAGGATGCATTCATATAATTCATGCAAAAGTGCTTTTAAACTCAGATTCAAACTCTACTGTGTGTGTTTGCTAACAATGAACTCTCACATCCCACACTGTATGTACACTACAACCAGTTCAGTTTATGAAAGTAAAAGCTTGGAAAATTCTCTATCACTGTAGCGTTCATATTTATGACCAGCTATAAGTCAAGTTAATCTCATCAGCGGTTTAGTTCCTTACTTGTGATATTGTATTCAACTCTATAAAGTTATCCTTGTTACTGACgctgggtgtttttatatcatgaCTCTTTGATTGTATATGGTAATCTGTTTCACCAGTTTTTTTTTGGATAATAGTGAATATGATGTTGGTAGTGTGTTATTGATCTGAATTATGCAATATGTGCTAAATACCTGTATATTCATattgaattcatttattttatgtcactattttatattttattcaatattcattcaaagaatatatattaaaactatgGCATGAAACTTTTAAGTATTGCACAAATAAGTAGACATTGCATTTTAAAGATAATCAaatctaatatttcacaatattactgattttactgtgtttttgattaaataaaggcagccttggtgagcagaagagatagTTTTACATTCTCATACATAAGTCTTACATAAGCCATAATCAGTTCTGTAGTCATATTCAAATTTACAGTGTGTAAGGACTCGTCAGATAAGATATGGGGTGAATAAACAATACAAGACTTGCATTGTCAGTCAGACAGTGATTGGCCCTCACGGGTCTGAGTTTCAGACGTGTTTGTGATCGTTTCTGACAGCTGTGTGTCCACAACATGCCTTTGGTGTGTTTGGTTGTTGACTCTCCTAATGTTACGTTCTGCTGTGCCTGTAAGCAGAATTATTGTGTGTCTAGGATCAGGCGCGAGCCCAGGCGGAGTTACTGAAGAGACAGGAGGAGCTGGAGAGAAAAGCCGCTGAGCTGGACCGcagggagagagagatgcagTCTCTCAGCGCATCAGGAGGTGAGTTATTAGCCTCGCCTCAAGCCTGTCTATGCTCCATCACTTATTCTGCTCTGAAATCTCCCACCTATCACAGTTAGGTCCTTTAACACAGAAAATGGAACTTCAGCATAAAATCCCATCCACATTGTAGCTTATTCTGACCACGATTGTGTagaaaactcatctacatcaccATGCATCATATTTGGTAAATGAAATCCAATGTGTTTCTCACTCGTCTTCAGGTGCTGGTTCCAAAACAGTGCTTGTTTTGCTCAAACACATCACACTTTTGCACAAAATAGGATGCATTTTGTCGCTTTTTGCTTTTGATGACCATCAAAAAATATTGTATTCTCCCTTAATCAGCAGAAAAACACTTTTTCTGCTATTTTGCAGGTTGTAagttaaatcataattttgaaaACAATGCTGATGCATATATAACTTGGGAAAAACTGTATGTAATGAGAAGGTTTTATTGATAATTTGGAAATCATAAATGGTGGAAAAACTGAAACTGTGATGAGGAATAAGAAATGGgtacttttgtaaattaaaaaggagtgtttaaaaactcaaaattatgatttggatatgttaatttattaatcagtaaaaatcacaaaaaaagcaTGCTACATATTGCATGACATTTATAAGACCACAGAATGTGAGAACTAGCCATATTAACTCTTTCTTTGTGATGCatggaatttaattgaatttataacTCATGATTGCTCAAAGTTGGTATTGTCAGTTATGTATAAAGATCTTAAATTACTTAAATGTGTGACCCTCTCTGTGAAATCCAGTCTGaagtttcaaatttaatttagatttgatTTTAATCATTAATTTCACTATGATATAAAACCTTGACAAATACACTACTAAATGTAACTTTtgtacttgagtacattttttaaaaaaaaattcttttcaTGCTGTAGCCATTTTTGTGTGCAGTATGCAGCAGCAGATCTGTAGACATTCATTCTGTGGTTGAGACAGTATTATGCTTGTCATCTCACACAATCAGCTTTAGATTTAGTGTGATTTACGGTCTCTGTGCACCAGGAGGAGAGGAAAAACAATTACTGTCCTGTTTCCTTGTTCTGTACCCCAGTTTACCATCTTTTGTCATCATGCTCCTTTTGCATCATCCACCTCTTTCTTTCCACTTTAAACTGATTTTACAGTCTCCTTCTTGTCTCTAAGGGAGGAAAAACAACTGGCCGCCCCTTCCAGAGAAGTTTCCTGTGGGTCCGTGTTTCTATCATGACATATCCGTGAACATCCCTGTGGAGTTCCAGAAAACCGTCAAGATCATGTACTATCTGTGGATGTGTGAGTGACTCTTGACCAATCCCATAATGCCAGCAGACCAAAAACAGTAACCAAACATACTGTGTGAAGcccagccaatcacaacagagaGCTCATTTACATATGCAGTAggagtcttaaaggtacagttacAAAAACAGCCTGTTTAATTCTATACTGTAGGTCAGACAAAGGTAGAACATCTTCATGCTAAATGCTAAATTAGAAACCTTGAAATAATACTTAACAAACCTTGACCAACAttataaatgctctttttttgaaagaaatattataaaacTGTAGAGTAAGTCTGTGTTATCCTCATAAGTTCATCTTCAAGGTCTGTTTGAAGCCGAAAAGTTATTGAAGAATAGAGACTTAATATTTAAAACCTACAGTAGATAGGTTTATAAGCTACTATGTTACCatagtatattttaattttaaaaaatgtaacatttaaaatgacacatCAACCACATAaaaagtatacagtatataattttacagtgtatatatatatatgtatatatatacactgattaaaaatattatttacttgtattattttatgaaattataaagtaaaaagaatatattgttttacaaTTACCAATATTAACCCAATTGGAATTAATAGATTTTGTTTACATTGCTTTAAATGTATATTgatcaaaaacaatacaaatttatAAAACCTACCAATTATTTCTTACAAAACTACATCTGAACATCTTTTACTAATATTGATTCAGAAGTTTTCAatcaaaactaataataataatagctaattTCACGCAAATTAACTTTCCCTTTCAGATGaaaaaagtgatacatttttcGTGCTGCAATTGTTAGGCACACATTCATTAATAATAGTGTAAAGACTAAATGAATAGACTTCAGCAGTGTCTGTGCCTCCCAGAGAAACTGGATGAGATCAGTCACATGATATCAGACGCCTCATGTGATGAAGGTATCATGTGATTAGTTTCGCCTGATCTTGTTTTGTAGGAATTTGGAAGGGAATTGGGCAGAAAGCGACAGAGATATATGAATAACTCGAGAGATTCTTGGCAGTCGTGCAGTAAAGATGTAGACAGACTCCATGAGTTAAATTAAACAGATACAGTACAAATTGCAGGGCCTTTATTTTTTACAGCAAGAGTAAAGGAAGTACCATGTAAAGATAAGTTATGCATGGTGATCTATAATATTAGCCTGTCCAATCTGAGAATTATACCACACTTAAAATCTTAAACTGACGCTATTTAAATTGATCATATAATCGGGAACTTCAAAATACGGtcttagttaactacattaattaCTATGAACTAACATTAAGTGTGTTAAGTGTTCAAGTGTcaagttttcaaacttttgaggttggtaagattttttttaggatttttaaggTCTCTTCTGCTgatcgaggctgcatttatttgatcaaaatacgtAATAATATTGCAactgaaaataactgttttatatatatatatatatatatatatatatatatatatatataatgtaaaatataacttattcctgtgatgcacagctgctcaaaaaaacatttctggttATCAATATTGAAAAGCGTTGTTCTCCGGAATATTTTTATGCCACATTATGCCAGATTGATAAATTCTTTGATAAgttcaacagcatttatttgaaatggaaatcttttgttacattataaacgtgtgtgtgtgtgtgtgtgtgtgtgtgtgtgaatacgtTCTGGCTCTGGTTTATCTTCTATAAATGATTGAACCGTCTGGTTTTGAGCTCTACTATTAATGGAGTGACTTCTGTGTGACTGTGAAGAGGTTTTGCAATGATTCAGTTAATATAACTGAGACGGTGAATATTTAGACTGCTTTAATTATTAACAGGTTCATAGATGAAACATTCATACAACTTCAATTCATAAACTtatacaagtttttattttatttttgttctagtGACagtttagttatttaaaaaaatagttttaggtTGCTAAACGGTAAGCACATGATGTATTTtggatttattttcattaattagttttagttagttttttaacattttaatccaTTTAGTCATGGTTTTCCTACTTAATCTTTGCAAAGATTTCCCAAAGTTTAACTGTTATGTGCAGAAAAGCTTGCTGAAAAGAAGTACTTTATAGTAAATTGAATGAGCGATGTCTCTTTTCTCCTGTTCCTCTCTTGCAGTCCACACGGGGACGCTGTTTGCCAATATATTTGGCTGTTTGTCGTGGTTCTGTGTAGATGCGTCGAGGGGAGTGGATTTTGGTCTGGCCATGCTCTGGTTCATGCTCTTCACTCCCTGTTCATTTGTCTGCTGGTACAGACCTCTGTATGGAGCgttcaggtacacacacacacacacacacacactacctttATTGACAACTCTGACTATAACgggtttctttctctctttctgtaggAGTGACAGCTCTTTTAGGTTCTTTGTATTCTTCTTCGTCTATATCTGTCAGTTTGGTGTTCATGTGCTGCAAGCCATTGGCATTACAGGTTGGGGAGCCAGgtgaggaaacacacacacacacacacacacactcacacaccagaATCAGAATTTAACCCGGTCAAAAGCGCAGAAACACTGCTGGAAGTGATTAAAAATGCACTAGGTATTTAAAAAGATGCCCTTATTAAGCATTTCAGTctacttttttaattactttctaagatttatacattttaaatgtatgtttttcataattggggatgatttattattattaaaaatttttaTGAAGTGAGACCAGATTTAGTTCTTTATCAAAGATAAGCTcttaaaacctttttattttttgttgtttatttacagtttagttattattagggctgtcaatcgattaaaagaTTTAATCACAATTACTCATATGATTAACTCATGATTAATCGCAActtaattgcacatttttatctGTTCTGAAATGAATACTTTGCAAGTTTTTAATACTCTAATCAACGTGGCCATGGACAAATTTGGATGCTTTATGCaagtgtacatttacatttatgcatttagctgatgcttttatccaaagcgactttcagtGCATTCGTGCTATACGTTTtctatgtctttttttttgtcagtgtgtgtgttccctgggaattgaacccatgaccttttgcacagctaacgcaatgctctaccactgagccacagaaacaccaaatgtatgtttattattattagtgaaacCATACTCAACATagatgtttttcaaagaaaaaaaaagaacatagaaATTCCAGTTTCccatttcttctctttctttgctCTGAGTAATACTGACACAAGCCTTTTAACCATATTATTTGCAGGACTGggcatgcattattatttattatgacttGACTTCAtccttcataataataaaaactgtctttttatttattccttccctttctagcttgtacttatttatACAAATGCCTGAAACTTGGGTATtacgagcacttcctgtgtcagTTTTCCTCGTTTAGAAGAATctctttatgtattccccaattgtaagtcgctttgaaacTAAGCGTCTGCAaaaagactaaatgtaaatgtattattaaatttctttgtctttctgtgctcacataactattgtattttgatGCATCCAAATTCTCCACAAAActgctttcattttatttgactgtttctgttgtcagacagcCGAATGAATATGAAATGAAACGCGacccattaagactacataaccagctctcccTTCCAAGATGTTAATCTGCACATAAATCCTGATTTATAATCGAGCCGTCATCtgatgaaatcaaatacacacaAGATAAAGACAATAGCTGTGCTGTGATTTCATCTATACTTAAATAAGGTTTGTCCAATGATGTGTTATGTATTGTTGCTGCGCGCCTTCTATTTTTAAAACCAGTGTCGTTAAAATGAGTTTGCATTAACGTgttcattttgacagccctagttattatatatagttatttccTCCTGCTTCTCAACACCAATATGGTTGTAGTAGCTGACATttagttaaaatattaacaaataaacagttttattttctgtttcttctgTTTAATGATGCATTTAAGTGCTTCTAACACCATATTTGTAAATTGTTGAATATGTATCTAAAATTCAATGcacattttattgaaaataaatgagtGAAATCACTAAAAGTGGGTAAAAAGCACTCCCAGCAGCTTCAAAACTTGAGACAATAAAAACGTTAAAATCTAATACAGTGTAGAGGTGTTCAGTCAAACATAGTGACTGGGTAATTGTTAAAAatggtttgtttgtgtttattacatgaatatattttgtcgCTTATTTACAGCTACATTTGAATCCGTTTTTTAGGTCAgtgattattgattatttttcactatgatgtgttttgtcatttaatttgcTCGGATGAATGAAATGCTGATTTTATGagggtaaaaaacaaaaacattcccataaatggcaaaatttaaatcaaatctAGGTGGcaattaatgaaaacatttcacACTTTCACTTTGCTTCCATCTGACATGATTTTTCCTCCCTGCATCACATTCATATTCTAACATTGTGAAGGTTGTGAGGACTGAGCCATTGTTTGTGTTTGTAGCGGCTGGATCTCGGCGCTGACCGGGCTAAACACAAGTATTCCCGTCGGCATCATCATGATCCTGATTGCGGCTCTCTTCACCGCGTTGGCCGTCATCTCTCTCATCATGTTTAAAAAGGTGCTTCACCTCAAATGCACTTCCATAGACTTCACATCTTGACCAAAAACAGTGTTAACCAAAActtaaatgctgaaataaaatattaatattaaatgaaaacttaATATTAAAAAGAGATGAAATGGGTTTAAgttctaaaatgactaaaacttaaactgtttatatatatgttatataatatatgatttatttttgaccaaaaagctgacaaaagcacataacaaaattactcaaactcccactttcatttaaatgaatcCTGAAAAGAAAAGCTCAttcaactaaatgaaataagtttaagtactaaaataaaaaaaaaattaaaaatctgaaaagcacataaaaaaaataaacgcattgaaaattattattgaattaacttattaaaataaaacaagttgaagtactaaaactgaaaatctaaaaatcaaagctcatttaaaatgtttaatgatttaaaataaattcggTAATAGTACAATaatgatactaaaacaacactgaaccataaacacaatgaaaatctgtcattttgACAAGGAGTTTTAACTGGTTTTGGGGTTTAGTCcttctttctcattttatttGGGTGTCAGTAGAATCAAGCTTGCATGTGTGTATTTGCAGGTTCATGCGCTGTACCGAACCACCGGCGCCAGCTTCGAGAAGGCGCAGCAAGAGTTCGCCACAGGTGTCATGGCCAACAAAACGGTCCAAACCGCCGCCGCTAACGCCGCCTCCACTGCTGCACGGGGAGCCTTCAAAGAGCAGATCTGATTGGTGCAGAGAACTCTGACTCCGCCCATGCTACTTTAACCCCGCCTTCCGCATTCCTCATAACTGTCTTTACAGCCAATCATCAGCTCTGACTTGCTGTTCAAGACCACACCCACTTTCTTTGAATTAATCCACTCCTATGACTGACTGAAACCCTGCCCACAGTCCCTCCCCTCCTGTCAATCAGCAGGTGTGCTCACCTGTTCTTtagttggagtgtgtgtgtgtgtgtgtgtgtgtgtggggaacGCCTGTCTGTTTGTAAACAGCCTAAAGAGTCAATTTATATGTTCACATCGCTGTTGGGTGTCAGTTTGTCCCTGTTAAActacaggaagtgatgtcatccaCTGTCCTTTTATGGGATCCAAGTAAAAAAGAATGGTTATGATCTCACAGGTTTGTCTTACGTAAAATCAAACGTCCAGATCACATTTAACCTCAAAATTCGAAAGAAAAATCAACGTTTacgatattttttttctctcattttttgACAGTTGAGCACatataaaaactgattaaaatcaGTTTTGCGTTACATTCagcttaattttaatgaaaatgtcataatgcaaatgcaatgtaatttaaatacaaatacagcaCTTTTCTGTAGATTTTGGGGTATAACATGACATTTTTCATGCAAAAATTTTGGGTTATAGTATTAACAAAGTTTTGGGGTATACCATgacattttgcataaaatattttgGTGTAATCTACGACGTTTTGCAAAAACAAAATTTGTCTTTTCTTTCAATTTTAAGGTATAACACAACTTATTGTGTAACAAAATTTGCCATTTTCATTGGATTTTGAACTATAACGTGACATTTTGCATCATAAATTGTCACTTTTCATTGGATTTAGGAATATAACAtgatattttgcataaaaaaacaatGGACTTTTCTTTGGATTTTGTGGTGTAATATAAACTTTTCTTGCCGTGATTCGCCCCACTTACATTATAAACGCTTCATCCTGCAAACGAGCCAtcagtacac
This genomic stretch from Carassius gibelio isolate Cgi1373 ecotype wild population from Czech Republic chromosome B21, carGib1.2-hapl.c, whole genome shotgun sequence harbors:
- the LOC127986275 gene encoding secretory carrier-associated membrane protein 1-like, which encodes MSDFDSNPFADPDFSNPFQDPSVTQVTRTAPPGLEEYNPFTDTKPVPPGSAPKSVPPTANTQPAIMKPTEEPPAYTQPQQTPDQARAQAELLKRQEELERKAAELDRREREMQSLSASGGRKNNWPPLPEKFPVGPCFYHDISVNIPVEFQKTVKIMYYLWMFHTGTLFANIFGCLSWFCVDASRGVDFGLAMLWFMLFTPCSFVCWYRPLYGAFRSDSSFRFFVFFFVYICQFGVHVLQAIGITGWGASGWISALTGLNTSIPVGIIMILIAALFTALAVISLIMFKKVHALYRTTGASFEKAQQEFATGVMANKTVQTAAANAASTAARGAFKEQI